A window of Cryptomeria japonica chromosome 3, Sugi_1.0, whole genome shotgun sequence contains these coding sequences:
- the LOC131034251 gene encoding wax ester synthase/diacylglycerol acyltransferase 7 isoform X2: protein MKTSKSNLMAEGQLVSKQNGHDHDDGDGFEEAKIKLGKIVMKKTDDVSKMVNISKHEEPLSPAACVISDPLLDGYIFTIVGFEKEIDVESLKVLLQKNLAEHQRFSSVSEKDKHNNLKWCAREVVIEDHVIVPSLSVSTVKHLDFVNEYTTSLMTAPPLDPCRPLWEVHVLNVSSGDAAASLVFRIHHSLGDCISMLSLLINSTTKAPNPNVSHTILQHIPSYQRSRGFLQIVYNVIAGLWLTFLCVFDYMIVLLWNGDQNLLKEASRAKISSKRLAHVTLNIEDIYLVKKAVNGTLNDVIMGALSAGFVRYTSRRQYVAEKMSRSSDPNASAEHHLPLNISLRAMVAVNMRGYPVLKDLDRNMKNPSKSMWGNKLGFWMIPLPTFQYGDPLQYCRATTMMSRMKKLSFEASMIYAITKYMPTKLVAYISTKLAESTTLGISNVMGPVEQIQYGDNPITHIIPTAHLNYRSIVMHFISYAGKGKLVALVPEDVIADPQQLCEDCADALQVMKEAAAKTTSLNLS from the exons ATGAAAACGTCCAAGAGTAACTTAATGGCAGAAGGCCAGCTTGTTTCTAAGCAAAATGGCCATGAtcatgatgatggtgatggttTTGAAGAGGCCAAGATAAAACTGGGAAAGATTGTGATGAAGAAAACAGATGATGTAAGCAAAATGGTCAATATATCCAAGCATGAAGAACCTCTCAGTCCAGCGGCATGCGTCATTTCGGATCCATTGTTAGATGGTTATATCTTCACCATTGTGGGATTCGAGAAAGAAATCGACGTCGAATCATTGAAAGTTTTACTGCAAAAAAATCTGGCGGAGCACCAAAGATTTTCAAGCGTTTCT GAGAAGGACAAGCACAACAATCTGAAATGGTGTGCAAGAGAGGTGGTGATAGAGGATCACGTGATTGTTCCATCCTTAAGTGTCTCCACTGTAAAACATCTCGACTTTGTAAACGAGTATACAACCTCTCTAATGACTGCTCCTCCACTTGACCCATGCAGACCTCTGTGGGAAGTCCATGTGTTAAATGTTTCTTCTGGAGATGCAGCAGCCAGCCTTGTATTCAGAATCCATCATTCATTAGGAGATTGTATCTCTATGCTTTCCCTCTTAATAAATTCCACAACCAAAGCTCCAAATCCTAACGTGTCACACACCATCCTACAACATATACCATCTTACCAGAGATCCAGAGGCTTTCTCCAAATTGTTTACAATGTCATTGCAGGGCTTTGGCTCACATTTCTATGTGTGTTCGACTATATGATCGTTCTGCTATGGAACGGCGACCAGAATTTATTGAAAGAAGCGAGCAGAGCAAAAATTAGTTCAAAGCGTCTGGCTCATGTTACTCTCAACATTGAAGATATTTACTTGGTCAAAAAGGCCGTTAATGGG ACATTGAACGACGTGATTATGGGAGCACTTTCTGCCGGATTTGTGCGTTATACGAGCAGGCGACAATATG TGGCAGAGAAAATGTCAAGAAGTAGCGATCCAAATGCAAGTGCAGAGCACCATCTTCCATTAAACATAAGTCTTCGAGCGATGGTTGCAGTAAATATGAGGGGGTATCCCGTGCTCAAA GATCTGGATAGGAACATGAAAAACCCATCAAAATCTATGTGGGGTAATAAACTAGGTTTTTGGATGATTCCTCTTCCGACCTTCCAGTATGGAGATCCCCTTCAATACTGCCGTGCTACAACAATGATGTCCAGGATGAAGAAGTTATCTTTCGAGGCCTCAATGATATACGCCATAACCAAATACATGCCAACTAAG TTGGTGGCGTACATTTCCACTAAACTGGCCGAGAGCACTACATTGGGCATATCCAATGTGATGGGGCCCGTTGAACAAATCCAATACGGTGATAACCCCATTACTCATATTATTCCCACGGCTCACCTTAACTATCGT TCTATTGTGATGCATTTCATAAGCTATGCTGGAAAAGGGAAGTTGGTTGCATTAGTACCGGAAGACGTAATTGCAGACCCACAACAGCTTTGTGAGGATTGTGCAGACGCCCTGCAAGTGATGAAAGAAGCAGCAGCTAAAACAACTTCACTGAATTTATCTTGA
- the LOC131034251 gene encoding wax ester synthase/diacylglycerol acyltransferase 7 isoform X1 — MKTSKVNLVAEGQLVSKQNAHDHDDGDAFEEAKIKLREIAMKRKDDGIYMVNISRLEEPLSPTACVISDPLLDGYIFTIVGFEKEIDVKSLKVLLQKNLAEHQRFSSVAEKDKHNNLKWCAREVVIEDHVIVPSLSVSTVKHLDFVNEYTTSLMTAPPLDPCRPLWEVHVLNVSSGDAAASLVFRIHHSLGDCISMLSLLINSTTKAPNPNVSHTILQHIPSYQRSRGFLQIVYNVIAGLWLTFLCVFDYMIVLLWNGDQNLLKEASRAKISSKRLAHVTLNIEDIYLVKKAVNGTLNDVIMGALSAGFVRYTSRRQYVAEKMSRSSDPNASAEHHLPLNISLRAMVAVNMRGYPVLKDLDRNMKNPSKSMWGNKLGFWMIPLPTFQYGDPLQYCRATTMMSRMKKLSFEASMIYAITKYMPTKLVAYISTKLAESTTLGISNVMGPVEQIQYGDNPITHIIPTAHLNYRSIVMHFISYAGKGKLVALVPEDVIADPQQLCEDCADALQVMKEAAAKTTSLNLS; from the exons ATGAAGACGTCCAAGGTTAACTTAGTGGCAGAAGGCCAGCTTGTTTCTAAGCAAAATGCCCATGATCATGATGATGGTGATGCTTTTGAAGAGGCTAAGATAAAACTAAGAGAGATtgcgatgaagagaaaagatgatgGAATCTACATGGTCAATATATCCAGGCTTGAAGAACCCCTCAGTCCAACGGCATGTGTCATTTCGGATCCATTGTTAGATGGTTACATCTTCACCATTGTGGGATTCGAGAAAGAAATCGACGTCAAGTCATTGAAAGTTTTACTGCAAAAAAACCTGGCGGAGCACCAAAGATTTTCAAGCGTTGCT GAGAAGGACAAGCACAACAATCTGAAATGGTGTGCAAGAGAGGTGGTGATAGAGGATCACGTGATTGTTCCATCCTTAAGTGTCTCCACTGTAAAACATCTCGACTTTGTAAACGAGTATACAACCTCTCTAATGACTGCTCCTCCACTTGACCCATGCAGACCTCTGTGGGAAGTCCATGTGTTAAATGTTTCTTCTGGAGATGCAGCAGCCAGCCTTGTATTCAGAATCCATCATTCATTAGGAGATTGTATCTCTATGCTTTCCCTCTTAATAAATTCCACAACCAAAGCTCCAAATCCTAACGTGTCACACACCATCCTACAACATATACCATCTTACCAGAGATCCAGAGGCTTTCTCCAAATTGTTTACAATGTCATTGCAGGGCTTTGGCTCACATTTCTATGTGTGTTCGACTATATGATCGTTCTGCTATGGAACGGCGACCAGAATTTATTGAAAGAAGCGAGCAGAGCAAAAATTAGTTCAAAGCGTCTGGCTCATGTTACTCTCAACATTGAAGATATTTACTTGGTCAAAAAGGCCGTTAATGGG ACATTGAACGACGTGATTATGGGAGCACTTTCTGCCGGATTTGTGCGTTATACGAGCAGGCGACAATATG TGGCAGAGAAAATGTCAAGAAGTAGCGATCCAAATGCAAGTGCAGAGCACCATCTTCCATTAAACATAAGTCTTCGAGCGATGGTTGCAGTAAATATGAGGGGGTATCCCGTGCTCAAA GATCTGGATAGGAACATGAAAAACCCATCAAAATCTATGTGGGGTAATAAACTAGGTTTTTGGATGATTCCTCTTCCGACCTTCCAGTATGGAGATCCCCTTCAATACTGCCGTGCTACAACAATGATGTCCAGGATGAAGAAGTTATCTTTCGAGGCCTCAATGATATACGCCATAACCAAATACATGCCAACTAAG TTGGTGGCGTACATTTCCACTAAACTGGCCGAGAGCACTACATTGGGCATATCCAATGTGATGGGGCCCGTTGAACAAATCCAATACGGTGATAACCCCATTACTCATATTATTCCCACGGCTCACCTTAACTATCGT TCTATTGTGATGCATTTCATAAGCTATGCTGGAAAAGGGAAGTTGGTTGCATTAGTACCGGAAGACGTAATTGCAGACCCACAACAGCTTTGTGAGGATTGTGCAGACGCCCTGCAAGTGATGAAAGAAGCAGCAGCTAAAACAACTTCACTGAATTTATCTTGA
- the LOC131034251 gene encoding wax ester synthase/diacylglycerol acyltransferase 7 isoform X3 yields the protein MKTSKVNLVAEGQLVSKQNAHDHDDGDAFEEAKIKLREIAMKRKDDGIYMVNISRLEEPLSPTACVISDPLLDGYIFTIVGFEKEIDVKSLKVLLQKNLAEHQRFSSVAEKDKHNNLKWCAREVVIEDHVIVPSLSVSTVKHLDFVNEYTTSLMTAPPLDPCRPLWEVHVLNVSSGDAAASLVFRIHHSLGDCISMLSLLINSTTKAPNPNVSHTILQHIPSYQRSRGFLQIVYNVIAGLWLTFLCVFDYMIVLLWNGDQNLLKEASRAKISSKRLAHVTLNIEDIYLVKKAVNGTLNDVIMGALSAGFVRYTSRRQYVAEKMSRSSDPNASAEHHLPLNISLRAMVAVNMRGYPVLKDLDRNMKNPSKSMWGNKLGFWMIPLPTFQYGDPLQYCRATTMMSRMKKLSFEASMIYAITKYMPTKLVAYISTKLAESTTLGISNVMGPVEQIQYVYCDAFHKLCWKREVGCISTGRRNCRPTTAL from the exons ATGAAGACGTCCAAGGTTAACTTAGTGGCAGAAGGCCAGCTTGTTTCTAAGCAAAATGCCCATGATCATGATGATGGTGATGCTTTTGAAGAGGCTAAGATAAAACTAAGAGAGATtgcgatgaagagaaaagatgatgGAATCTACATGGTCAATATATCCAGGCTTGAAGAACCCCTCAGTCCAACGGCATGTGTCATTTCGGATCCATTGTTAGATGGTTACATCTTCACCATTGTGGGATTCGAGAAAGAAATCGACGTCAAGTCATTGAAAGTTTTACTGCAAAAAAACCTGGCGGAGCACCAAAGATTTTCAAGCGTTGCT GAGAAGGACAAGCACAACAATCTGAAATGGTGTGCAAGAGAGGTGGTGATAGAGGATCACGTGATTGTTCCATCCTTAAGTGTCTCCACTGTAAAACATCTCGACTTTGTAAACGAGTATACAACCTCTCTAATGACTGCTCCTCCACTTGACCCATGCAGACCTCTGTGGGAAGTCCATGTGTTAAATGTTTCTTCTGGAGATGCAGCAGCCAGCCTTGTATTCAGAATCCATCATTCATTAGGAGATTGTATCTCTATGCTTTCCCTCTTAATAAATTCCACAACCAAAGCTCCAAATCCTAACGTGTCACACACCATCCTACAACATATACCATCTTACCAGAGATCCAGAGGCTTTCTCCAAATTGTTTACAATGTCATTGCAGGGCTTTGGCTCACATTTCTATGTGTGTTCGACTATATGATCGTTCTGCTATGGAACGGCGACCAGAATTTATTGAAAGAAGCGAGCAGAGCAAAAATTAGTTCAAAGCGTCTGGCTCATGTTACTCTCAACATTGAAGATATTTACTTGGTCAAAAAGGCCGTTAATGGG ACATTGAACGACGTGATTATGGGAGCACTTTCTGCCGGATTTGTGCGTTATACGAGCAGGCGACAATATG TGGCAGAGAAAATGTCAAGAAGTAGCGATCCAAATGCAAGTGCAGAGCACCATCTTCCATTAAACATAAGTCTTCGAGCGATGGTTGCAGTAAATATGAGGGGGTATCCCGTGCTCAAA GATCTGGATAGGAACATGAAAAACCCATCAAAATCTATGTGGGGTAATAAACTAGGTTTTTGGATGATTCCTCTTCCGACCTTCCAGTATGGAGATCCCCTTCAATACTGCCGTGCTACAACAATGATGTCCAGGATGAAGAAGTTATCTTTCGAGGCCTCAATGATATACGCCATAACCAAATACATGCCAACTAAG TTGGTGGCGTACATTTCCACTAAACTGGCCGAGAGCACTACATTGGGCATATCCAATGTGATGGGGCCCGTTGAACAAATCCAATACG TCTATTGTGATGCATTTCATAAGCTATGCTGGAAAAGGGAAGTTGGTTGCATTAGTACCGGAAGACGTAATTGCAGACCCACAACAGCTTTGTGA